The Acidobacteriota bacterium nucleotide sequence GTGGACCAGACTCGGAGGGGAGCAGGATAATCTGTAGGCTCCAAGATGTCGACTGCTATCTCCTCAAATAGCGCTGCTGGAGCGACGATGTCGGCCACTGGGTTTACCGTGTCGATGCACAGCAAACGGAACTAGGAGGGCGAGCCGATCGCAGAGGTCTGGGTCTTAGTCAAGCCGCCCGGCCAAGGCGCGACGCATGCCGGAAGTGGTTCAGGCGAGCCACAGGGCAGATCTTGGGTGCCTTCGAATTGGGGCCAAGATCGGCAAAGATCGAGCGTTCAGAGCAGTCTCAAGGCAGTGCTGAGATGATGACTCATGGGTGACTCGCCAACTCCAGCAATCAGTTCCACTCCTGGTCCAAGGAATGTATGCCTTTGATTCGGAGGGACCTAATTGGTGCACCCGTAGGGATTCGAACACCAAGCCTTCTGATCCGTAGTCATACAGACATGCTGTTGCAACAAATTTCAGCGTGTCTCCTCTCGCCTCAAGATTCCTTGTAACCGTTGACATGATTGAAGTTAGATCGTACCATCCTTGGCCATGGTGTTTCACCCAGTTGCTGTCGGCGTAGTACCTAATCAGTACCTATGGTACCTAGACAGTACCTAAGAATCCGGGCTTGAAGGCCCGGACCCAGCTCGACGAGGAGGTCTCTCGATGGCCACGATTCATCTCACCGATCGCAGGCTCCAGGCCCTCGAGGCAGGGCGCTATCAAGTCGACTATTGGGACGAGAGCCTGCCCGGTTTCGGAGTGCGGGTGAGCCCGAGTGGTAGGAAGAGCTTCGTCGTCATGTACTACGCCGCGAGCGGCAAGCGGCGAATGACTCTGGGGCCTTACCCGGCCCTGGGACTGGCCGACGCTCGTCAACGGGCCAAAGCGGTGCTCTACGATGTCGCCCTGGGCAACGATCCCCACCTTCAGAAGCAGGCCGAACGTCATGCCGAAACCTTCGACGAACTCGCCGCTGAGTTCCTGGAGCGGCACTCGAAACCCAAGAAGCGCAGCTGGCAAGAGGACGAGCGCCTGATCGAGAAAGAGCTGAAGCCCCACTGGAAAGGACGCAAGGCACGGGACATCGGCCGGAGGGATGTCATTCTCGTGCTCGACCGGATCGCCGAGCGCGGCGCCCCGATCATGGCGAACCGGACGCGGGCTTTGATCTCGACGATGTTCAATTTTGGGATCGGCCGCGACATTGTGGAGCAGAATCCAACCATCGGCGTGCCGCGCCCGGGCAAGGAGCGCCAGCGCGATCGGGTCCTGAACGAGGCAGAGATCCGAACCCTTTGGCAGACTCTGGACACCCAGGAGCCGGTGATGGCCGCCACCTTCAAGATGCGGTTGCTCACGGCCCAGCGAGGAATCGAGGTTCTCACCATGCGTTGGGAGGACATCGAGGGCGACTGGTGGACCATCCCCGGCAGCGCGGCGAAAAACGGACTCGCCCATCGCGTGCCTCTGTCGCCCCAGGCTTTGGCACTGATCGAAGAACTTCGCTCGATCACCGGCGACAGTCCTTGGGTCTTCGAAAGTCAGCGCCGGCCAGGAACCCACATCAAAGCCGTGCAGAAGGCCGCGGAAAGGGTGGCCCAGGATTCCGGCGTCTCCTTCGTCTGCCACGACCTACGCCGCACCGCCGCGAGCTTCATGACTTCCGCTGGGATCTCCCGCCTGGTGGTCTCCAAGATCCTCAATCACGTAGAGAGCGGTGTCACCGCCGTCTACGATCGCCACAGCTACGATGCCGAGAAGCGGCAGGCCCTCGTTCTGTGGGGGGATCGACTGGAGCGGATCCTCGGACAGGCCGAACCAGGCAACGTCGTCCGGATCGCGTGAGCCTAGGCAGAGGCACAGATGAAGCCCCGGAAACTCCTGGTCAAGCTCGTGCGCGGCGATCTCCAGAACGTCGCCTTTCGCGATGTCCAGCGGCTGGTCGAGGCCTTTGGCTTCTCCTTGGCGAGGATCAGTGGCAGTCACCACATCTACTCCCATCCCGGAATTCCCGAGATGCTCAACCTGC carries:
- a CDS encoding tyrosine-type recombinase/integrase, whose product is MATIHLTDRRLQALEAGRYQVDYWDESLPGFGVRVSPSGRKSFVVMYYAASGKRRMTLGPYPALGLADARQRAKAVLYDVALGNDPHLQKQAERHAETFDELAAEFLERHSKPKKRSWQEDERLIEKELKPHWKGRKARDIGRRDVILVLDRIAERGAPIMANRTRALISTMFNFGIGRDIVEQNPTIGVPRPGKERQRDRVLNEAEIRTLWQTLDTQEPVMAATFKMRLLTAQRGIEVLTMRWEDIEGDWWTIPGSAAKNGLAHRVPLSPQALALIEELRSITGDSPWVFESQRRPGTHIKAVQKAAERVAQDSGVSFVCHDLRRTAASFMTSAGISRLVVSKILNHVESGVTAVYDRHSYDAEKRQALVLWGDRLERILGQAEPGNVVRIA
- a CDS encoding type II toxin-antitoxin system HicA family toxin, encoding MKPRKLLVKLVRGDLQNVAFRDVQRLVEAFGFSLARISGSHHIYSHPGIPEMLNLQEVKGQTKPYQLRQLLKLVERYNLTLEDSP